One part of the candidate division WOR-3 bacterium genome encodes these proteins:
- a CDS encoding FAD-binding oxidoreductase, whose product MKNTADVIIIGGGIIGCATGYYLTRKGLKVYLFEKKYLTSGSTGRCIGGIRQQFSTELSIKVAMESMKKFKAMKDELGQDVEFHQGGYLFLAHSEEKKSTYLKLIELQKKMGLDVEYITVSEIEKLVPGINTEGLLGGAYCASDAQANPFLVVDAYAKKIKEKGRVFTYTEVMKINTDKNRITSITTADNQTYYAPIVVNAAGPFIRDLAKTLNLDIPIYPERHEAMITEQLERFFDMMIVDYRADGCYFNQKWGEGSIIGCYTPIPNVPGLDTGSSFEFVKEMGRRMARLIPKLENIKIIRQWSGSYEMTPDGNPILDRTEIEGFWIVGGMCGHGFMLGPEIGWLAAEYITEGKAPYDMSTFALNRDFSSKEVMK is encoded by the coding sequence ATGAAGAACACTGCTGATGTAATAATTATCGGTGGCGGAATCATCGGTTGCGCCACCGGCTACTATCTGACCAGAAAAGGTCTTAAAGTTTATCTTTTCGAAAAAAAATATTTGACATCCGGTTCGACCGGCAGGTGTATCGGCGGCATCCGTCAGCAATTTTCCACGGAATTGAGTATCAAAGTGGCTATGGAATCGATGAAAAAATTCAAGGCTATGAAGGACGAACTGGGCCAGGACGTTGAATTCCATCAGGGTGGATATCTCTTCCTCGCCCACAGTGAAGAAAAGAAGAGCACTTATCTGAAATTGATCGAGCTACAGAAAAAGATGGGACTCGACGTCGAATACATCACTGTTTCGGAAATTGAAAAACTCGTTCCCGGTATAAACACCGAAGGACTCCTGGGCGGTGCATATTGTGCGAGCGACGCCCAGGCAAATCCCTTTCTCGTGGTCGATGCATATGCGAAAAAGATTAAAGAAAAAGGCAGGGTATTCACTTACACCGAAGTAATGAAAATAAATACAGACAAGAACCGCATCACCTCCATAACCACGGCGGACAATCAAACCTATTATGCTCCCATAGTAGTAAACGCCGCCGGACCTTTTATAAGGGACCTTGCGAAAACATTAAATCTCGACATTCCGATCTATCCTGAACGGCACGAAGCCATGATCACGGAACAACTTGAAAGGTTCTTCGATATGATGATTGTGGACTATCGCGCCGATGGATGTTATTTCAATCAGAAATGGGGTGAGGGAAGTATCATCGGATGCTACACCCCGATTCCCAATGTGCCGGGACTGGACACCGGTTCATCGTTTGAGTTCGTCAAAGAGATGGGACGAAGAATGGCTCGATTGATTCCTAAACTGGAGAACATAAAGATCATCCGTCAGTGGTCGGGAAGTTATGAGATGACGCCGGACGGCAATCCGATTCTCGACCGGACCGAGATCGAAGGCTTCTGGATCGTCGGCGGTATGTGCGGACATGGATTTATGCTGGGACCGGAGATCGGCTGGCTCGCTGCAGAGTACATCACCGAAGGAAAAGCACCTTATGATATGAGCACCTTTGCCTTGAATCGGGATTTCTCAAGTAAAGAAGTGATGAAGTGA